The stretch of DNA attgtatacgaggatatttatataaaatgatattatttttataaatattttataaaatatctcttatttaaaatataattatataaaaatttacaaaaatattcgtATATCTGTCAATTTAATGGATTTATCATACAAACTCAGAGAGAACGACGCGGTAGACAGAAGGCGTTAGCTTAGAGACAACACAGTATATGGCCCACACGTGTGGACAGAACATTGACACAAGCAATAAACCCGTGACGTTACGCCTCGAGTGATCAGACATATGTTACGCGTGCTAGTTTTGAGTTTATTGGTTGGATAATATTAAAGTGCAGTATGAATAGTAAATTatgagaaaaattaaataaaatattattttttaatattattattattttgagatttaaaaaagttgatgaTAGTGTaaaaaagtgcacaacaaaccAATGAGATGAATCAAACGTTGATGCAGTGATTTTCGCGTtcatcaattaaataaataataaataagtaaataaaaataagtaaaagagacacaaaaatttatatagttCGGCGGGTTGTTTGGGGGCAAAATCTATTATATCAGGTGATGATTTTATAATGTCTCATGACTTCACATATCGTTCAATACAATAAAAGAATTTAGTTTCAGGAGAGTCCCTCTAGAGAATTGGAGAGAGCCTGGAGAGAGGTAGTCCAATTTGTTGGGGAGTtgctccttatatagaggttatttccttAGAGTAATAGAGTCCAACTTGAATTGTGATACCTTGAACCAACTTCTTTGTCTTATTTCTTTCCTactttatctcttcccttagTGATAGGTTTTCAAAGGATTTGAGCCTATCAATTTAGTCTCGTTTCCAAAGGGTTTGACCTAATCAATTTAATCTCTAacagttgaattgtttattatattttgtataaaaattaaaaaaaaattataatgattaaatgatcgATCTTGATCTAGCTGGATCAAGCTGTCCAAGTTTGTCTCTTCCATTATAATGATTATGATGATTATATCTCTTCCATTAATTGATCTAGATTGTCCAAGTTTATAGTTTTAATTACCTTTTCTTTAGGATTATATCATATTCCTAATTATATGATCTTGATATATACGGTTAGCACACTAAGGGatcgtttggatatagaaataatctcattttatctaatcttatctcattattataatttttctaaattttgacacaaaatataataaataatttaagtacttttttaaattctaaaataacaataatattaaaaaataatattctaaaaatattttacagttTTTTCTACCAAAACCTCATCCATTTTGATCTACCTCTTTCAAACCAAACaccattgatttatttatttagtactAATCAACTAAACGAAACAAAACTCATAGTAACTAATTAACTAGTTTATTAGTATATAACAAGGTGGGTTGAAAGTAAAAGTTGCAACGAACCAACAGGAATCCAGATAGAGATCCGTGAAAAGAAGATCGATCAGGGcatgcaagaaaataaattaaaaaataaaagatttttcatGGACGGAAAAGAGATCAGTTACAGAAGCCCCAAATAGGAAAAAGCAAATGGGGCGCTTTTCGAAGACGAGAGGGAGATCTTTAGGTGCGAATTGCGAAAGCTCAGCTAGCTTGATGAATTCATGTTGTTGCTTgctgatcttcttcttccaccttGCACCTGCATGCATGCGAATAATTAATTGACAGAACCCTCTTGCTTAATGCGAATATTAGTGTTGATCACCAGCACGTGATGATCAGTACTCatgatttcagatttttttgaTTATCGAATAATACTGCAAAAAAACAAGTTTCGCATAAAAACAAGTGAGTCTCAGTAAGAatgaagaagttttttttttatactttttataataCAAAGACTGCAAAATACAAATCATGAGAAACCCATAATTAGTAGATGTTCTCTCATCAGGTTATGCATTCTTCCATTTgtcataatctctctctctctctcttgctcacacacagacacacacacacacgcgcgcgatatatatatatatatatatttatataggctAGCTATATATAGCAAGTGcagttaaatatggtatatatatacctgCAGTATACCATCTTCTAGCCAGGAGGTAGGGCAAGTGTTTTTAATTTGACGATAACGGTAGGTGTCTTAATTTGTAGGGCCGAAAAATagatgaagaagaagggaaGATTATTTCACGTTATCATGATGGGATCTCATCCAGAAGATTTCCAAGCATATCTTTCACGTGGAAGAACGTATAATGGACAGACCGTTTCCTATCGAACTTTATATAAACTCTTCATGCATGCCCATCGTCTATATCAGAAACTAGCAAAGACTTCCAATATTAAGCTTGTtttgtcgttttttttttctgccacTTTCTCCTTAATTACTCAGTTTGAGACCTACAAAGCCAAAAACCAGAACTTTTTTCCCTCCACGTACCAAAGATGGATGCCCTCAATTTCAACCATGAACTCATGAAACACTCGTCTTTCTATAACACAAATAATCCACTAGACCCTGAGGAGTTCAGGCGTCAAGGCCACATGATCATAGACTTTCTAGCTGATTATTACTTGAATATCGAGAAATATCCTGTCCTTAGCCAAGTCGAACCAGGTTATCTCCGAAAACGCTTGCCAGAATCTACCCCATATAATCCTGAATCCATTGAAACCATTCTCCAAGACGTGCAGGACCATATACTTCCTGGTGTAACTCATTGGCAAAGCCCTAGCTATTTTGCTTACTTCCCATCCAGCGGAAGCATAGCAGGGTTTCTTGGCGAGGTGCTTTCCACTGGATTCAATGTGGTTGGCTTCAACTGGATTTCGTCACCAGCTGCGACTGAGCTAGAGTCAATAGTCATGGATTGGCTCGGAGAGATGCTTCAGCTGCCCAAGTCTTTCCTTTTCTCGGGCAATGGTGGGGGCGTGCTGCAAGGGACTACTTGTGAGGCCATTTTGTGCACACTCGTCGCTGCTAGGGATCAAATGTTGCGCCGCATTGGGAGTCAGAATATGGGAAAGTTGGTGGTCTATGGATCTGACCAAACCCATTGTTCACTTCAAAAGGCGGCACGGATAGCCGGAATCAACCCAAGAAATTTCAGAGCCGTCAAAACCACCAAGCGCACGACATTTTCGTTGTCCCCGGACTCCCTACGATCAGCCATTTGCAAAGATATTGATGCAGGCCTAATCCCTTTATTCTTGTGTGCTACTGTGGGGACAACTTCGACAACTGCAATTGATCCACTAGGGTCGTTATGCGATGTTGCCAAAGATTATGGCTTGTGGGTCCATGTCGACGCTGCTTATGCTGGAAGCGTCTGCATTTGTCCTGAGTTCCGACATG from Juglans regia cultivar Chandler chromosome 4, Walnut 2.0, whole genome shotgun sequence encodes:
- the LOC108986911 gene encoding tyrosine decarboxylase 1-like, translated to MDALNFNHELMKHSSFYNTNNPLDPEEFRRQGHMIIDFLADYYLNIEKYPVLSQVEPGYLRKRLPESTPYNPESIETILQDVQDHILPGVTHWQSPSYFAYFPSSGSIAGFLGEVLSTGFNVVGFNWISSPAATELESIVMDWLGEMLQLPKSFLFSGNGGGVLQGTTCEAILCTLVAARDQMLRRIGSQNMGKLVVYGSDQTHCSLQKAARIAGINPRNFRAVKTTKRTTFSLSPDSLRSAICKDIDAGLIPLFLCATVGTTSTTAIDPLGSLCDVAKDYGLWVHVDAAYAGSVCICPEFRHVIDGVEGANSFSLNAHKWFLTTLDCCCLWVKDPSALIKSLSTNPEYLKNKATDSRQVVDYKDWQLTLSRRFRSLKLWFVLRSYGVAKLRDFLRSHVNMAKLFERFVTSDKRFEIVVPRSFAVVCFRLLSPGMGKGASYANGTSTNGHTNGHVNGHANGHFNGHTNGKGDDHDHDHDDHNYMKEATTNEVNRKLLESINKSGRVFMTHSMVGGVFVIRFAVGATLVEEKHVITAWKVVQEHANAILSENY